In Turicibacter sanguinis, a genomic segment contains:
- a CDS encoding ABC transporter ATP-binding protein → MSLLEVNHLKKVYTTRFGGNQVEALKDVNFSVEYGEYVAIMGESGSGKTTLLNILAALDKPSSGEVLLNGKNIIGIKEGQMVAFRREHLGFVFQDFNLLDTFSLKDNIFLPLVLSGTHYKEMMARLTPIANTLGISELLEKFPYEVSGGQKQRAAVARALITNPELILADEPTGALDSKSTDQLLDLFTTINESGQTIVMVTHSTKAASHANRVLFIKDGEVFHQLYKGSMSNEEMFEKISHSLTVMTTGGRTHE, encoded by the coding sequence ATGTCATTACTTGAGGTGAATCATTTAAAAAAGGTGTACACAACACGTTTTGGGGGAAACCAAGTTGAGGCGTTAAAGGATGTTAATTTTTCAGTGGAATACGGTGAGTATGTAGCCATTATGGGAGAGTCTGGTTCTGGGAAAACAACGCTGTTAAATATTTTGGCGGCACTTGATAAACCGAGTAGCGGAGAGGTTTTATTAAATGGAAAAAATATTATTGGGATTAAAGAGGGACAGATGGTGGCATTTCGCCGTGAACATTTAGGATTTGTTTTTCAAGATTTTAATTTACTGGATACCTTCTCATTAAAAGATAATATTTTCTTACCCCTTGTGTTATCAGGAACTCACTATAAGGAGATGATGGCACGATTAACACCCATTGCCAACACACTTGGAATTTCAGAACTTTTAGAAAAGTTCCCATATGAAGTATCAGGTGGGCAAAAGCAACGGGCGGCAGTTGCTCGTGCTTTAATTACAAATCCAGAACTTATATTAGCAGATGAACCGACAGGGGCTCTTGATTCGAAATCAACGGATCAGTTACTCGACTTATTCACGACTATTAATGAATCTGGTCAAACCATTGTCATGGTAACTCATAGTACGAAAGCAGCAAGCCATGCAAATCGTGTATTGTTTATTAAAGATGGGGAGGTATTTCATCAATTATATAAAGGTTCAATGTCAAACGAGGAGATGTTTGAGAAAATTTCTCATTCCCTAACGGTCATGACTACTGGGGGGCGAACTCATGAATAA
- a CDS encoding sensor histidine kinase, with translation MNKWKIFVAYIKDQLKLILLNVSFLISACIIFMLYNLHFEAIFYVMFLWLFVAFIYSLFDFSNYYQKHQQLQVIKKEIEVHLATLPISNRLIEQDYQQALCLLQEERLKIKLQFDNKQTEMMDYYTMWAHQVKTPIAAMKLLVQTEPSSVNKELLEQIFKMEQYVDMVLGYLRIDEMSADLMLQKYRLSDLVKQVIRKYASQFIRKNIKLEFQEMETIVITDEKWLVFVLEQLLSNALKYTNRGTISIYMDFINPKMLVIEDTGIGIAEEDLPRIFEKGYTGYNGRMDKKATGIGLYLCHKILNKLGHNVEVTSEIGVGTKVMIDLSRKESRYE, from the coding sequence ATGAATAAATGGAAAATTTTTGTGGCATATATAAAAGATCAGTTGAAACTGATTTTATTGAATGTTTCCTTTTTAATCAGCGCATGCATTATTTTTATGCTTTATAATCTTCATTTTGAAGCTATCTTTTACGTCATGTTTTTATGGTTATTTGTCGCTTTTATTTATAGTCTCTTTGATTTTTCTAACTACTATCAAAAGCATCAGCAATTACAAGTTATCAAAAAGGAAATTGAGGTTCATTTAGCGACGCTACCTATATCCAATCGATTGATTGAACAGGATTATCAACAAGCATTGTGTCTTCTGCAAGAGGAACGATTAAAGATTAAACTTCAATTTGATAATAAGCAAACTGAGATGATGGATTATTATACAATGTGGGCACACCAGGTTAAAACACCAATTGCAGCGATGAAATTATTAGTTCAAACAGAACCAAGTTCTGTAAATAAGGAGTTACTAGAGCAAATTTTTAAAATGGAGCAATATGTTGATATGGTACTTGGATATTTAAGAATCGATGAAATGTCAGCTGATTTAATGTTACAAAAATATCGGCTGTCTGATCTTGTGAAGCAGGTGATTCGAAAGTATGCAAGTCAGTTTATTCGAAAAAATATAAAGCTTGAGTTTCAAGAGATGGAGACTATTGTTATTACTGATGAAAAGTGGTTGGTGTTTGTACTTGAACAATTATTGTCAAATGCTTTAAAGTACACAAACAGGGGGACGATTTCTATTTATATGGATTTTATTAATCCAAAAATGTTGGTCATTGAAGATACTGGAATTGGAATCGCCGAAGAGGATTTGCCACGTATTTTTGAAAAAGGCTATACGGGATATAATGGACGAATGGACAAAAAGGCGACGGGAATTGGTCTTTATTTGTGTCACAAAATCTTGAATAAACTAGGTCATAATGTTGAGGTGACATCTGAAATAGGTGTTGGAACTAAGGTAATGATTGATTTAAGTCGCAAAGAATCAAGGTATGAATAA
- a CDS encoding response regulator transcription factor: MYKVLIVEDDETIAMSLQKVLTQWDYDVKCVTDFKEVMNDFINFNPHLVLLDISLPYFNGYHWCAEMRKLSQIPIIFISSMSDNMNIVMAMNMGGDDFISKPFDLTVMVAKIQALLRRSYSFSGTLNVIEHQGVILNLNDATVEYQQIKIELTKNEFKILQLLLENKSKIVSREEIMECLWLSDSFIDDNTLTVNVTRLRKRLNDIGLENFIKTKKGIGYMVE, encoded by the coding sequence ATGTATAAAGTGTTAATTGTTGAAGACGATGAAACCATTGCTATGTCACTTCAGAAGGTGCTAACTCAGTGGGATTATGATGTGAAGTGTGTAACAGATTTTAAAGAGGTTATGAACGACTTTATCAATTTTAATCCTCATCTTGTTTTATTAGATATATCACTTCCATATTTTAATGGGTATCACTGGTGCGCTGAAATGCGTAAGTTATCTCAAATCCCGATTATTTTTATTTCATCGATGTCCGATAATATGAATATCGTCATGGCAATGAATATGGGAGGCGATGATTTCATCTCTAAACCTTTTGATTTAACGGTTATGGTGGCGAAGATACAGGCTTTACTTAGACGATCATATTCTTTTTCAGGAACATTGAATGTGATTGAGCATCAGGGAGTTATTTTGAATTTGAATGATGCAACAGTTGAATATCAGCAGATTAAAATTGAACTAACCAAAAATGAATTTAAAATATTACAATTACTTTTAGAAAACAAAAGTAAAATTGTCAGTCGTGAAGAAATCATGGAGTGCCTGTGGTTAAGTGATAGCTTTATTGATGATAATACTTTAACCGTTAATGTGACTCGTTTAAGAAAAAGGTTAAATGATATCGGATTAGAAAACTTTATTAAAACGAAAAAAGGGATTGGCTATATGGTGGAATAG
- a CDS encoding nucleotidyltransferase domain-containing protein: protein MNLNEKIIEEIKIVAANYDNISKILLFGSRERGDNHSQSDIDLAVYSTDSISLFVEEINTKGNTLLEFDVTLICYLKY, encoded by the coding sequence ATGAATCTGAATGAAAAAATTATAGAAGAAATTAAAATCGTTGCAGCAAATTACGATAACATCTCAAAAATTTTACTTTTTGGATCACGGGAACGCGGAGATAATCATTCACAAAGCGATATCGATTTAGCAGTGTATTCAACAGACTCCATTTCTTTATTTGTTGAAGAAATTAATACAAAGGGCAATACACTTCTAGAATTTGATGTAACTCTTATTTGTTATCTCAAGTACTAA
- a CDS encoding nucleotidyltransferase substrate binding protein, with protein sequence MQRFEFTYELTHKTQQDFFKYSDITLEVTFPQMIYKKSYSNNLIDDEQLWIRLLEDKNAT encoded by the coding sequence ATTCAAAGATTTGAATTTACTTATGAACTAACACATAAAACACAACAAGACTTTTTCAAATACTCTGATATCACGTTAGAAGTGACTTTTCCACAAATGATTTATAAAAAATCATACAGTAATAACCTGATTGATGATGAACAACTATGGATTAGACTGCTAGAAGATAAAAATGCAACCTGA
- a CDS encoding DUF1836 domain-containing protein → MYIEETELKDILDFHCPRYNELPSIALYKDQVILYIEETLKPLNLNPEEKLLTPTMLNNYVKQKVVSPPLNRRYNEKHLAYLIVVCLLKQVYSLTEICELIKNQIGSCPTEVAYDLFCDELEDALKYVFSRRDQELSTPDPVTLEREIAQSVVLSLANKLFIQKYLIEKRKMN, encoded by the coding sequence ATGTATATTGAAGAAACTGAGCTAAAAGATATTTTAGATTTTCATTGTCCGAGATATAACGAATTACCGAGCATTGCTCTTTATAAAGATCAAGTGATTCTTTATATCGAAGAGACGTTAAAACCTTTAAATTTAAATCCAGAAGAAAAATTATTAACACCAACCATGCTCAATAATTATGTTAAACAAAAAGTTGTTTCTCCGCCATTGAATCGAAGATACAATGAAAAGCATTTAGCTTATTTAATTGTTGTGTGCTTGTTAAAACAAGTCTATAGCCTGACGGAAATTTGTGAGTTAATAAAAAATCAAATTGGGAGCTGCCCGACAGAGGTGGCATATGATTTATTCTGTGATGAACTTGAAGATGCTCTAAAATATGTTTTTAGTCGTCGTGATCAAGAGCTTTCAACACCAGATCCGGTCACTCTTGAAAGAGAAATCGCACAATCTGTTGTGCTCTCATTAGCCAATAAATTATTTATTCAAAAATATTTAATTGAAAAACGAAAAATGAATTAG
- a CDS encoding DegV family protein has product MIRIISDSSTLYSVKEAKKHNFDVTPLSVTINNKSYKELVEIQTEEFVKIINEGHLPISSQPSIGEVVDVYNQYPEDEIINITLADGLSGTYNSACTARTMVDHAENITVINSRTLCGPQRYLVEVAVKLAQANKTKAEIIEELEKLIQTSKSFLIPNDFDYLVRGGRLSPLVGKIGGLIKLVPVMTLSEDSTRLDKFATKRTFKKAIQEICDCYKEMEVNEQYKIYITHACNEELANIAKDVIIKNIENVETEIMMLTPVFTTQGGPNCVAIQVIKKYEILG; this is encoded by the coding sequence ATGATTAGAATTATTTCAGACTCATCAACACTTTATTCAGTTAAAGAAGCAAAAAAACACAACTTTGATGTAACACCGTTAAGTGTAACGATTAATAATAAAAGCTACAAAGAATTAGTTGAAATTCAAACAGAGGAATTTGTTAAAATTATCAATGAAGGACATTTACCTATTTCATCACAACCATCAATTGGAGAAGTGGTGGATGTTTATAATCAATATCCTGAAGATGAAATTATCAATATTACATTAGCTGATGGATTATCAGGAACTTATAATTCAGCTTGTACAGCACGTACAATGGTTGATCATGCTGAAAATATTACTGTCATTAATTCACGAACACTTTGTGGACCACAACGTTACTTAGTTGAAGTGGCGGTTAAATTAGCACAGGCAAATAAAACAAAAGCAGAAATTATAGAAGAACTAGAAAAATTAATTCAAACTTCAAAATCATTCTTAATTCCTAATGACTTTGATTATTTAGTACGAGGGGGACGTTTATCTCCTCTTGTAGGAAAAATCGGTGGATTAATTAAATTAGTTCCTGTTATGACATTATCAGAAGATAGTACGCGATTAGATAAGTTCGCAACTAAACGCACCTTCAAAAAAGCTATTCAAGAAATTTGTGATTGCTACAAAGAAATGGAGGTAAATGAACAGTATAAAATTTATATTACGCATGCTTGCAATGAAGAGTTGGCAAATATAGCTAAAGACGTTATAATTAAAAATATTGAAAATGTTGAAACAGAAATCATGATGTTAACCCCAGTGTTTACAACTCAAGGTGGACCAAACTGTGTTGCCATTCAAGTTATTAAAAAATATGAAATTTTAGGTTAA
- a CDS encoding polysaccharide deacetylase family protein, producing the protein MLRKKVIWIGLLGILGYGVIPSIWVRMKRLIFKKTNGHTLYLTFDDGPDHFYTPQLLDLLKKYQVKATFFVVGRFALENHDLIKRIQQEGHLIGFHSYEHKNALWKAPSYMKKDFDKGIEVMKDLGINVRYYRPPWGLINWMTLVQLHRYRLRLIIWHVMAEDWRKKNTSQMIKVKLIERTRANDIICLHDGRGKNRAPIHTIEALKDVIPLWISKGYKFETIDRYTSSNKSSSLRI; encoded by the coding sequence ATGTTGAGAAAAAAAGTCATTTGGATAGGTTTATTAGGTATTTTGGGGTATGGTGTTATTCCATCTATTTGGGTTAGAATGAAAAGATTAATTTTTAAGAAAACAAATGGGCATACACTTTATTTAACGTTTGATGATGGACCAGATCATTTTTATACACCACAATTATTAGATCTATTAAAAAAGTATCAAGTAAAAGCTACTTTTTTTGTAGTAGGACGGTTTGCTTTAGAAAATCATGATCTAATTAAACGGATTCAACAAGAAGGACATTTAATTGGTTTTCATTCTTATGAACATAAAAATGCTTTATGGAAAGCACCATCTTATATGAAGAAAGATTTTGATAAAGGGATAGAAGTTATGAAAGATTTAGGTATTAATGTAAGGTATTATCGGCCACCATGGGGATTAATTAATTGGATGACGTTAGTGCAATTACATCGCTATAGATTACGACTAATCATCTGGCATGTGATGGCTGAGGATTGGCGAAAGAAAAATACAAGTCAAATGATTAAAGTTAAATTAATTGAAAGAACAAGAGCAAACGATATTATTTGTCTACATGATGGAAGGGGAAAGAATCGTGCTCCAATTCACACGATTGAGGCATTAAAAGATGTTATACCGTTGTGGATTTCAAAAGGGTATAAATTTGAAACAATTGATCGGTATACCAGTTCAAATAAATCATCTTCTTTACGAATCTAG
- a CDS encoding glycosyltransferase yields MKRADLLVTKSGGITMFEAIHTQTPLYIINPFLIQEIENAKYIEEARIGRVIWSSKRQEVTRDILELLENREDQQRMKDNMKNIKNHFINSSPL; encoded by the coding sequence ATGAAACGTGCTGATTTATTAGTGACGAAGTCAGGTGGGATTACGATGTTTGAAGCCATTCATACACAAACACCACTTTATATTATTAATCCTTTTTTAATACAGGAGATTGAAAATGCAAAATATATTGAAGAGGCCCGTATTGGAAGAGTTATATGGTCAAGTAAGAGACAAGAGGTTACTAGAGACATCTTAGAGTTACTCGAAAATAGGGAAGATCAACAAAGAATGAAAGATAATATGAAAAATATTAAAAACCATTTTATCAACTCTAGTCCCCTTTAA
- a CDS encoding MGDG synthase family glycosyltransferase: MNILILTAKFGIGHVSVSEAIREEILLTYPHATIHVVDVIDYLFPHLNKWIYGGFNFMVTKCAFIYNMFNKITDRYSHMPFKTIMTHKIEQMLKMYEANFIITTCPVCPQYISTYKEMKQDDIPLYTYITDIMVHEEWIASQTDFYFVGAEKTKLDLLQKGVSASKIKVCGIPVKQCFKGPSQEKKDKRLAKREVLIMGGGLGLISSPDHFLKQLSRREDIKLTMITGHNTKLCSRVKKSFRVLKLLALPIMLQII; encoded by the coding sequence TTGAATATTCTAATCTTAACAGCCAAGTTTGGAATAGGACATGTCTCGGTGTCAGAAGCTATTCGAGAGGAAATTTTATTAACGTATCCTCATGCAACGATTCATGTCGTAGATGTTATTGACTATTTATTCCCTCATCTCAATAAATGGATTTATGGTGGATTTAACTTTATGGTCACGAAATGTGCCTTCATCTATAATATGTTTAACAAAATAACAGATAGATATAGTCATATGCCTTTTAAGACTATTATGACGCATAAGATTGAGCAGATGTTAAAGATGTACGAAGCTAATTTTATTATTACGACTTGCCCAGTATGTCCGCAATATATTTCAACATATAAAGAGATGAAGCAAGATGATATTCCACTCTATACGTATATAACAGATATCATGGTGCATGAAGAATGGATAGCCTCTCAAACAGATTTTTATTTTGTAGGAGCAGAAAAAACTAAATTAGATTTACTTCAAAAGGGTGTATCAGCTTCAAAAATTAAGGTTTGTGGCATTCCGGTTAAGCAATGCTTTAAAGGCCCTTCACAAGAGAAAAAAGACAAGAGGTTAGCAAAACGTGAAGTGTTAATTATGGGTGGGGGACTAGGATTGATTTCATCACCAGATCATTTTTTAAAACAGTTATCAAGGCGAGAAGATATTAAATTAACCATGATTACAGGGCATAATACAAAACTTTGTAGTAGAGTGAAAAAAAGTTTCCGAGTATTGAAGTTATTGGCTTTACCAATCATGTTGCAGATTATATGA